ATCTACTTTTTCATACTTCCTAAGCTTCTCCACAATCTTTCCACTGCCAACTGGAAAAGTCTACCCCTGACTGGAAACCACTGCTCTACCACCTGAAAAAGGTTTATCAACTTATTATTGTGTGACATGTCTTGTTTGTAAAAGActttaaagtcagtgttttgCAGTCTATCTTCCCATTCTTAAAGTTAGATTTTCCTATTTCCTCTTCACATGTTTTGGATACATAAGCTCTTAACTGAGCTGCACTGTTAAagcctcttctctttctcagagGGGCACCAGAGGGCCTCTTTGTAGGGTAGAAACACCTCTGAACTCTAAAGGCAGCATGATGGATGTTTATATCTGAGCAATAGAGCCAAAGCCCACCCAGAGGAGGGGGCTGCTCAGGGGGCATTTGTGGGTCATATAAAACTTCCACACAGTGGGAGAGGTTTTAGTTGGCAGCTCAGTGAAGAACTGGGACACAGCGATTAAAAAAACCCATCAGCAATGGCATCTTTAGGGCTGCAGATTCTAGGCGTAGGGCTGGCGGTGCTTGGATGGATAGGAAATATACTGATCTGTATGCTGCCCCTGTGGAAGGTGTCCGCTTTCATCGGGAACAACATCGTTGTGGCTCAGACCATCTGGGAGGGACTGTGGATGACCTGTGTGGTGCAGAGCACGGGTCAGATGCAGTGCAAGGTCTACGACTCCCTGCTGGCCCTGCCTCCGGACCTCCAGGCAGCCCGGGCCATGGTGGTCATTGCTATCTTGTTCTCTCTGTTCGGCCTGCTTCTCTCTGTGGTTGGAGGGAAATGCACCACCTGCATTGGGGACAAAGCAGCAAAAGCCAGAGTGGCCATCTCCGCAGGCGTTTTCTTCGTCCTGAGTGGGGCTTTGTGTCTGGTGACTGTGTCTCTGCCTGCTAATACTATCATAAAGGACTTCTACAACCCCTTGGTTCCTGACGCCCAGAGGAGAGAGCTGGGTGCATGTTTGTACGTGGGCTGGGGAGCATCAGGACTGTTGCTGATCGGTGgtgctctcctctgctgtcagtgCCCGTCCAGAGGAGACCGGTACAATGGAGCAAAGTACACCCCACCTAAATCCACAACACCTGGGAAGGAATTTGTCTGAACTGGGAGCTCCTTTTGAAAAGTGCCTGACTTTACATACAGAACAAACCTGTTGCTTATCAAAATGTGATTTGCATTGTGACTAACTTCCTTTAACTAACACACTATTGTCTTTTGTTTCTGACAGATACAAGAGACTCCACAGTATGTGCCATGTTAGATGAATGCATCATTGATTTAGGACTGgagtttcattcattttgtttttactcagtcattgttttatgttttgatttcaatattaattcatgtttttattgtgttttttgcaaCATAAGCCCTTCAGAAAGACTCATGTATTTCAGTGATTTGGGTCTGAGCTCCCCCGTTTTCCCCTTAAAACGAGATGGTGCATCTCAAAGggtttatataaataaatgtatttgccatgtaaaacttttcttcttttttttccattcaagtaataaacagtattttctttgtctgcaaCATTTTTGATATGCCTGATCCAGTGGAACAtaagtaaaatttaaaaaataagtaatTTCCCCTTGAAATATTGGACTTAACTTATTTCTTATTTAATGGCAGTAATTGCGATAACTTCAAGGATTAAAATTGTGTTCACCAAACATAAGATCATTGTATAAAATGATGCATTGTTACAGATCAAACACCTAACAGTAGCTTCTAAGGCTACAGATAAAACTCCTAGAGGGAAATCTGTGATTTGTGATATGtactatatgaataaaattgatTTCACTATTTAAAATAGTTACATTTAGCCCCATATTAACCagctaaaacagtaaaatgttgcttGAATTAGAACACACAATCCAATAttgtaatatatttaatattgaCTGTGACCATTCTGCAAAATgagaacatttacattttatactTTAAGTGCATTTTCTAGAAATATCCATGTACTTTTGCCTCAAGTGAGCAAAAGTAAAAGATGTGACTGGCCTAACTTCATGTGGCAACAGACTCAATGGTGGAAAAATTACAGTGGTGTATTGTTTTTCTTGTCAGActgttttaaatagaaaatgtctgtaaacaaaaagaaacccATTAAAGAGGTTTAGCGTATATCATCCTGACAAGACTTGGCAGATGTGCTCTTACTGGGCAAAGTGTAAATATCCATTCTTTGCAGATATAAAGCAACTCCTTAGCAACATGAATCCCAGCATACACAGGGCACTGTTGTCTCTGGTAGTGACGTCCATTTTACTCGAgacagaaactgtaaataactgTCTTAATACAAGGGCGGCTGATTACAACACGGCAAACATCTCAACCAGATACAGTAAATTCCCAGGAGTCTACTCCCCTGAATTCCTGGGAGCCGTTATCACGAGTGGTTATTGAGGAgtacagtttcagttttgtgcaGGTGCAGAGTGAGCATGAGAAAGAAAGATATCACAAGGGGTATGAACAAAGACACtttatttctgacatttcaaaaacaaatggaaGACCAGCACTGATCATTATATCATTACAGAGttgattaaaaaacacttcacaACTGATTTTAAGTATGCACTGTCCAATATCAAAATGAGCTTTTTAAAAGTCTGCATTAATTCATTTGTTTAGTTCAATAGTTTGGTTTTAACAACTTCTGTGGGAGCAACCTGTGCAACAGTTGATATAAATCAGAATCATTTAATAAAGAACATGTCTGTTTACATTACAGATGAATTGCATCAGTCCTTCAGTCTCAGTCTGCATTATTAAAATGACTCCCTTTAATTTTAATCAGAAGGAAAATGTTGGATCTGAGGAGCAGGTTTTAAGAAAAAAGAGGATCTACTGATCTACAACAAACAGCATCTGAACAGTCCAAGCCATCACACAATCATTCAATCATCAAGGCTTTTTATTGTGATAACATGCAGTTTAATGTTCTCTCAAGTTCTATatattatttactgtataaaaaaaaaaggtacaaatTCAGAAACTTGAGGGAGAAATAGTTCCTaatcagccacacacacagagtgaattgtaattatgttttcttcagctttagcaaaacatttttcagcacaTTAAATAGCTTTGcaagaaaattaatcaaaattatATCAAAATCTAGAGACACCTTATTCAGCTGCTGATTCTCACACGTAGTCCACGTTTGGAGATGCGGTTCTTGCAGGGGCAAACTTGGCAGGTATGTAGGGTCTCTCGTCTTTTGGGGGGCAGTTGTTGCAGAGCAGGCCccctcccagcagcagcagcccagcAGAGCCCCAGCCGATGTACAGTGCAGCCCCGAGCTCCCTCCTCTGAGCCGCGATCACCATGGGGTTATAAAAGTCCCTGATCACTGCATGAGCTGACCACGACACCGGGATCATGATCAGCAAGGCGGCTATTATGAAGATCACACCGGACACGATGCAGGCTTTGGCTTTGGCCACCTCGTCCTCCATGCAGTTGGTGCACTTTCCTCCCACCACGGCCATGAGGATGCCGAACACCCCAACGATCACAGAGATGACCACCATGGCCCTGGCGGCCTGCAGGTCTTGGGGCAGGGCCAGCATGGAGTCATACACCTTGCACTGCATCTGGCCCGTGCTCTGGACCACGCAGTTCATCCACAGACCCTCCCAGATCACCTGGGCCGTGACAATGTTCGCTCCAACGAAAGCGGTGACTCTCCACATGGGCAGAGCGCAGGTGATGATGGTGCCCAGCCAGCCGACAAACGCCAGCAGTACACCCATCATCTGGAGGCCTTGAGAAGCCATTGTTACGCCACTCCAGACAGAACTCAACTTCTAGACAGGGTAGCTGAAAAGGCTGCTTTTAGAGAAATGTCCACTCCTGGAGGATTGTACGATTCTGTCTgcataaaaacactgcaggctTTATGGGTTGTTGGGTCTCATATATTCCACTCTCGCTGATTGAGGAAGTGTTTGCTTTGCTCTGATGCTCTGAGGTCCCACTGTGAGAAGATGAAACTTTCAAACTTTCAGGGTGGAGTTTCTGTGCTCTGAGACAAAAGGGGAAGGCTGAGACCCGATATCCATAatccttgttttctctctgttcattgtTCCCACACATACAGGCTTTGTTACCTCAAGCAAAAGGCATCAAGTTTGGGAACAATGGCTCAAGATCCCACctgtgctcacacacaaacacacatgcacacacacacacaaacacacaggttaAGCCTTGAGCAAACAAAA
The DNA window shown above is from Lates calcarifer isolate ASB-BC8 linkage group LG20, TLL_Latcal_v3, whole genome shotgun sequence and carries:
- the cldn29 gene encoding claudin 29 — protein: MASLGLQILGVGLAVLGWIGNILICMLPLWKVSAFIGNNIVVAQTIWEGLWMTCVVQSTGQMQCKVYDSLLALPPDLQAARAMVVIAILFSLFGLLLSVVGGKCTTCIGDKAAKARVAISAGVFFVLSGALCLVTVSLPANTIIKDFYNPLVPDAQRRELGACLYVGWGASGLLLIGGALLCCQCPSRGDRYNGAKYTPPKSTTPGKEFV
- the LOC108894066 gene encoding claudin-4 encodes the protein MVSGGLQILGTALGILGWIGAIIVCAIPMWKVTAFIGSNIVTAQTSWEGIWMSCVIQSTGQMQCKVYDSMLALSQDLQAARALIIISIIVGVMAILLAVAGGQCTNCVDDPSSKAKVGIAAGVMFIVAGVLLLIPVCWTAHSIIRDFYNPLLVSAQKRDGVTMASQGLQMMGVLLAFVGWLGTIITCALPMWRVTAFVGANIVTAQVIWEGLWMNCVVQSTGQMQCKVYDSMLALPQDLQAARAMVVISVIVGVFGILMAVVGGKCTNCMEDEVAKAKACIVSGVIFIIAALLIMIPVSWSAHAVIRDFYNPMVIAAQRRELGAALYIGWGSAGLLLLGGGLLCNNCPPKDERPYIPAKFAPARTASPNVDYV